Below is a window of Aquarana catesbeiana isolate 2022-GZ linkage group LG11, ASM4218655v1, whole genome shotgun sequence DNA.
gggtaaatccttccggggctgaagtggttaaagcagaaataaagttaaaataaaaatttttaatatacagtatacgtGAACAGAGATgctcttttttgcagaagagacatgccttGCAATAAAATAAgcttacctgcctgtttgcaatctcctgcagtatttacactgagctgcgcatgcacagctcagtttacatttccggcatgttgCCAGTGTGCAAGAAGGAATGCCTCCTGTACATGTGCCAGAGTAATGTCATACTGTGCCTGGAAAAAGCCTCGGAGAAGATGACGATGTGGGATCCCGCAGGCATTGGACCATTATAACAGAGGCAAGTCATTTTTATTTTAGATCCACTTTTAGTCTAGGGGTAGGGGGAATAAGCTGTAAAATGCAACTTTTTTCTCACTCCAGCACCAACATTTTCACTGATGCTTAGGCCCTCATGTACAATTCAGGACTATTTTAAGTGTATCCACTGGCCAGAGCACCTTAGAAAAGAGGCTTTGGGTGACCATTTACACAGGCTGGAGGAAGCCTGCTGGTTTGAGGTATAAGTATTACAGCTTATTACTCTACCCCAGACTTAATTAGCATTTAACTGGTTTAGTACAAATCGTCCATACAACCCCTACACAAATCTTCTGGTGTAGTGGGGGTTAAAGGACaagttgacttaaaaaaaaaaaaaaaaaaagagtgcatttttgttgttgttgcaggAGCCTATAAAGAATTGCACCAGCGATCATCAGACGCCGATATGTGCCGACAGAGAGAGAATGAACTATCACATCGCTcccagtgccatggtagttcatagaaaactacaagctgacaggtgcaaaggctgccggaccttgtaatCTCCCTTCAGAGagtactgtgaatgagtgacgcggcCGGGATGGTGGAGCCCCGCTTGGTcatgttttttcttaaaattgtgagAGTTGGTGGGAAGGGAGaagatccccgctagctgtcaggTCAGGGGTGGAccgttcgtaacatgttacaccttgaATATGAGTGTTGCATGTTTCAAAagatgaacttattctttaaagagggagtcccgcaaatttttttttttaaatgtcagcagctacaaatactgcagctgctgacttttaaaataaggacatttacctgtatcagggtccagagatgtcggcacccgaggccgaaccgtcgatcgtctctcgggtgctgccgccgccatcttctgtaagggaatcaggaaatgaagccttgcggctccacttcccggtcccctactgcgcatgcgcgagttgcgctgcgcaatcagaacggtccctgctgtctctgggactcgtgtgtgtcccagcagacagcgcggggggacgggaaggggcgtagactcccgtgggagtgcatgcccggaagtgggtgcaaatacctgtattagacaggtatctgcacccccccctcccccctgaaaggtgctaaatgtgacaccggagggggggggagggttccgaaaagcggaggttcaatttttgtgtgaacctccgctttaataaacCTATGCCCACCATTTCTCccaacctcctccattcatagaagccgtactttcgcttctatgaatgaaacacgaTCTATGAAAGTTCACACCTTAGCGTTTAGTTTTTAGGCAGAAAGCCGAgtgtttttaccatgattttgcagAGGTCAAAAGGTtagtgtaaaaagcagaaaaatgcttgTAATGTTCCCAAAAAGCAGCTCATGTACTTTGAGCTTCAGGAccagttcacactacatgcagtccagtgcatttttttctgcatcaaaaacgcatggaaagtaggttatatggttttaaatggcatagttcacaccagtgcttgcagttccaagaaaaaaggtagaacatgctgcattttttctgcactggattgtactggaacgctgtaaaacgcatcaaaaatgcactggaacgcatcggaacacacctaaatgcaccaaaaacgcactgcaaaacacttgtccttatttaaggttaagaaaaaagagggggagggaagcactggactgcaagaaaaacgcactggaacgcattaaaaacgcacatgcagaaaagcacctggaacgcatccggactgcatttctatggtgtgaactggccctcaggcattttgcttcaggctacaaaaatgctcagatgtgaacaggggccatttaaacgaatgggattttgcttgggcGTTTTACGAGCAGAAAGCTCTCAGGTGGGAATGCAGCCTCAATCCCCGTCTTCATttcatagatttatttttttttagaagtgataaTACAGCTTCCATGAATGTAGGAGGTGGGATAAGCCCCTCAGCTCTATTAACCCCTGTCAGACTGGAAGGTTTTTGGCAGCTGTatgattttggggggaaaaaatcagaggatGGAAGATTTCTACTAAACCAGGAGACAACAGCATAAGGGACATGTCACACTGATAGTAATGTCACTTGTAGTGTGTTTTTCTtttactaaacttaggctttaaggccTAActccagattttaaaaaaatgtaaatatagtttgtttgggccaaggtggtccaaacaaactatttccttcactaacataCGCTCCTGCTGTGTGTGCTGTACAAGCTGTCCAGCTCCTGCAATAAAAATTGAGTCGGGCTGAGCCATTCACAGGAAGACTTGTATGAGGTGGGCGGATAAAATCACATCATAAAATACGAAACTTCCGATGAATGGCTGAGTGTCTCAATTCGAAATTTTGTAGAGGGACAGGAAGTTATTGCTGTGCTGCCTGGAATACATCGCTGTATACAGCTGATGGAGGACaaagtcaggggtgatcggtgcggcagtgggggggggggggggggagttacaagcaccgatctccctgtatgaatttcaataaagcagctgagagCCGCTTTCTGTTGACATGCTGTGACTGGCTACAACTAATCATATTGTATAGGCTATCCGGTACCATTTGATAGCTGTGAGCCAATCAAAGCTTCACAAAAGAAAGCAAGCTGTCATAAAGCATGACTGACTGTTTGCATTataatcatgtgatcactatgaacaatcatagcaatcacatgatcacaCCCCAGATACAGAGCTCCGTGCTCCACCATGCACAGGATGGGGGCGCACCAGTGCACGTGCCGGGCAATGTACCAGTACGTCACCTGGCACTGACTGTACCACCTTGTCTGCATGTCTATTTTCTAGTGCAGGCAATTAGCGGAAGCAGAAAATGGTTTAATTGTTATTAAGGTGCTTATTTTCCATTCAGCATTTGTCAAAATTTGTGAAAAcgataaataaaatgttttttaaacattttaatgaaAATAATATTCCAAGACATCAACACGCATAATACTCAAATCAGAAAAACAGTTCACATCTCCAGCTCTGCTAAATTCAGTCACttatttgcctttcttaaatttcCCTGATGGGGTGCCCgtggtttttgccttttttttggcTGAGCCTTTAACATCAATCTCTTTCCTTTTGGTGGAGCTGATGGAACCAGTCACCTTGAAGAAGTCATCTAGTCGGCCTTGAGTACTACCATGGCGGTTCTTGGCCAGCTTCTTGGCACCATTACGGATCCGGTCCTCGTTGAACTGCTTTTCACCGCACATAAAGGCCACAAGGCCTTCGTCATCTGGGTCCTGCCACTTCAGCTCTATATCATTTAGGTCAACCACCTCAGGCTCTAAAAAAAGCTGACGAGCTTCTTTGTATAACCAGTTTTCTGGAACAGGATACTTCTTCAGGTCTATGTTATCTAGGACCTCTTCGATGCTCCTGTGCTGTCTTATCAGTTCTATAGCTCTCTTTGGGCCAATGCCTCTGATGGTCTCACAGTAATCACAGCCTAGCAATATACAAAGATCTATAAACTGCTCTTGTGTGATTCCTATATCCTCTAGGGCACGACTGAGGTGAAATTCCTGAATAGGCAACTTTTTGGCCTCACTAGCCATGAGATGACGGAGCAACAGTGGAGTACCAAAGGTCAATGCATCCATATCTTCAGTCGCAGCTGCATACACCTTTCCAGCTTTCACCAAAGCAGCACAGGTAGCTTCTGCCTCACATGGTGCGTCCACATATGGAATACCCATTAGGCTTAGCAGTTTCTTGCATTCCTCATTATGTTGCTTTGTGACCTTTACAAGTCTCTTGTTGAACTTTTCAATGTTCTCCACCTCTCCTGCCTCTTGGGCAGCTTCAAGTTGCTTCTCAGCCTCTGCCCTCCTTTCAGTACGTTTGGCCAGCTCACCTGACTTCAGCTGAGGAGGCTTTCCATCAAACACATACACTGGCTTGATGCCGTTCTCAACCATGCGAATTGTACGATAGAACATGCCCATCAGGTGGCTGGTGGTTTCACCTTCCTCATTCTGAAGCATATTCCCATCCTGTCGCACAGCAATAAGGAACTGGTAGATGCACATAGAGGCATCAACAGCCACTTTGCGCCCAAAGTAACTTTTTATGTCATTTTCTTTTATGGCTCCACGGGCCACATCAGCAATCAGTTTAGTAAGACCTTGAATTCCCATTGTATAGCCAGATACAAGTTAAAAGGAAAAATGAGcagcaaaaaaatgtattgatgCACAACCTGAAATGAAGAAGGACAGCTGTGAGATTACagtggacatacatttaggtcagtCTTATGTGAATACACAATGACACTCCAAGTAATTTCAAAACAAGAGTAACAATGAAAAAGTAAGATTACTCATGTCCACACACTAACTTAACACACCATATACAAGTTTGGAAATGcactgaggggaatttatcaaaacttgaGCATCCAGAATCTaaaacagctgtgcatggtaaccaatcagcttttagctttcatttttaaaagttAAATGAACAAGTTAAAGATagacgctgattggttgctatgcacaactGCTCCACTTTTGATAAACTCCCCGCCATGTGTTTGTTCAAAAACATGTGTTTCATAATTTGTTCACTACATAATGGGGAAATTAAAGATTTCTGCACAATTATAACGGTGCAAGAAACTGGCGCGAGTGGCGTGCATCACAATAAGCAGATACACTTGTTTTAGGTCAATCCGTGCCACCCATACCAGTTTCTATTTCAGAATGAAACATACAGCACAAATTCCAgcactagaaaattactcagaacccccaaacacacacatatatttttttttctttagcagagaccctagggaataaaatggcggtgatTGCAacttttatgtcgcacggtatttgtgcaatttttcaaatgcgattttttgtgggaaaaaaaacactttcatgaataataaaaaataaaatggtaaagttagcccaattttttgtataatgtgacagatgatgttacgccgagtaaatagatacctcacacgtcacgctttaaaattgcgcacactagtggaatggcaactttggtacttaaaaatctccataggtgactcttcaaaaatgtttacaggttacctgtttagcgttgcagaggaggtcttgggccagaattattgctctcgctctaacgttcatggtgatacctcacgtgcggTTTGAAGGTCGTTTACATACGTGGATGCGACCTACGtacgtgttcgcttctgcatgcgagcagacaggggcactttaatttttttttttgatcattgtttattttactttatttttacactttccctttaaaatgtaattttttttaatcacttttattcccattacaaggaatgtaaacatcccttgtaacaggaatagggcacgacaggtcctctttatggagagatgtggggtcaataagaccccacatctctcctccgggctgcaaagcctgagatcaaaaaaataaataaaaataaacaatctcATTGTTTACTTTGGCCGGCCCGGATATGATGTCATAACGTCGAGCCTGGGTCTTCAAGAGTCATAGAGACTGCTGGTGACCATCTGGCCCTCGGTTTTCTCTATGGCTAACTTCCCGTGcggtggattccttctccggcCCGCCGATTGCACGAGCAagctggtagaagcaccggagggcagggGTTGGGGAGACGTCCCCTCCTGCAAGACTGATCAAGCCGCTATGCTTGTTCTTACAgtgcagggaatcaccggctgaaaaaaaatgatatctgaaagatgcctgtaactgcaggcatcattcagatatccccactgaaagcccaggacgtcatatgacgttctgtggtatggaagtggttaacaaagggaTAGTGCCAGTTTTAAATATAGAAAACTCACGCAGATCCCTACCAGACCTTACATATGGCACATCCCACACAGTGGGAGGCAGGGCAAACAGCTCTATTGTTCTGGATGTAGAAAACATAGCAGACCTCTCCTACATAGCAAAAGAGCTTGCCCCCTTTCATAAATTAGGAGCAGCATCTTCTCCATTTTTTCAGCAACATTGGAAACTGAGATGCAAAACAATATTCCTCCTTTATTACAACAGCCGGCAGAATCAAGCTCTACCCTTACAGGTTTAATGCTAAGCCCAGGGCTTTCTCAAAAAATAAAGTGCTGTGCCTAACACAATACACGTCGGGGTAGAACTTGTTTCTGATGattggtcagcaatggcagcttccatgttCCATCAATACTtttcatttcattaaaaaaaaaaaaaaaaaaaaaaaaaaaattgttagttaCCAAAACCTGTGCTGCACGGTCTGCCGTTGCAGGCCTCCTTTTTAAAATGCAATTACCTGGCTATCCTGTCCATCCCGGGCTTTTTGTACTTGCTGAGTCGCTGACcttgaacaagcatgcagcaacagAGCTTCTGATCTGTAGACTTGTATTGGGGTCAGCGACTTGGTGCTGAAGTCAGAGCATCAGTATAACTGATATTTTGGGAAGAGCTCAGCAACGGACGCACATTTCCCTCTGAATAAATCTACTTGAAAGCGGAATTAAATTCAGCTGTGTGTGAGCTTTTTACATAATGAGAAATTATGCACACACTTACCTGGCATTGTGCTCTCCAGCGGTGACAGGTCAGTGCTGCAATCATTGTCCCCGTCCTCCCCGCTGGTAATTCCAGGACTCGCTTGCTCCAGTCTCAGTAAAATCCTCTCAtggtgtttaaagcggagttccacccaaaaatggaaccccCGCTtatgcagccacccccccccccctcccccggtgtcacatttgccacctttcgggaggggagcagatacctgtctaatacaggcatttgctcccacttccggaaaTAGATCACCGCAGAAtctgcggcgatctacgccatgtcgggcccctcctccccccactgtcttctggaagacacacaggtcccagaagacagcagggaccagtcaggacatgtagagcgactcgcgcatgtgcagtagggaaccaggctgtgaagctgcaaggcttcacttcctgattcccttactgcagatggcagtgcctccacccgggagccgaaGGACGGGtcagcttcaggtgaggacatcatgggtgccctggacaggtaagtgtccttattttaaaagtgaacagctgcagcatttgtagcggctgactttgaatttttttttcggcggaacttcgctttacagtggaaccttggtttacgagtaacgcggttaacaagctttttaaaagacgagcaacttttgtttaaaaagaattctgactcagtttgcaagtattgtctcgcaaaacgaacagaattcaagctaatgggcggtgcagtaccgcatttggccagaggcggggggacgctcggaacagttcggagccgttcagaaatactccgTTCGAATGTTtcagagttcagccgagctgtccccaaatATTTCCGagactctccggcgcccccccacctctggcaacatgcggtattgcatgttaTCGAAGTCAAAGCGtaacaaattttcctttttttccattgacttctatggggaaactcgctttgatatgcgagtgctttggattacaagcattctcccggaacggattatgcttgtaatccaaggttccactgtataatctTATAGCTCATTTTCTTTCTATAGCAGCCACAGTCCGAGTACAAAAGCCTGTCCCTTTGTCAGCAGCTGCAgaactggtgtcagtttgtgacagttacagtgttgggacagttagtattacccccctgtaggtctaggatacccccctaaccccccctaataaagttttaaccccttgatcaccccctgtcaccagtgtcgctaagcgatcatttttctgatcgctgtattagtgtcgctggtgacgctagttagggacctaaatatttaggttcgccgtcagtgttttatagcgacagggacccccatatactaccaaataaatgttttaaccccttgattgccccctagttaaccctttcaccactgatcaccgtataactgttacgggtgatgctggttagtttgtttattttttatagtgtcagggcacccgccgtttattaccaaataaaggtttagtcccctgatcgcccagcggtgatatgcgtcgccccaggcagcgtcagattagcgtcagtaccgctaacacccacgcacgcagcatacgcctcccttagtggtatagtatctgatcggatcaatatctgatccgatcagatctatactagcgtccccagcagtttagggttcccaaaaacacagtgttagcgggatcagcccagatacctgctagcacctgcgttttgcccctccgcccggcccagcccaagtgcagtatcgatcgatcactgtcacttacaaaacactaaacgcataactgcagcgttcgcagagtcaggcctaaaccctgcgatcgctaacagtttttttggtagcattttggtgaactggcaagcaccagccccaggcagcgtcaggttagcgccagtagcgctaacacccacgcacgcaccgtacagctcccttagtggtatagtatctgatcggatcaatatctgatccgatcagatctatactagcgtccccagcagtttagggttcccaaaaacgcagtgttagcgggatcagcccagatacctgctagcacctgcgttttgcccctccgcccggcccagcccagcccacccaagtgcagtatcgatcgatcactgacacttacaaaacactaaatgcataactgcagcgttcgcagagtcaggcctgatccctgcgatcgctaacagtttttttggtagtattttggtgaactggcaagcaccagccccaagcagcgtcagattagcgccagtaccgctaacacccacgcacgcagcatacgcctcccttagtggtatagtatctgaacggatcaatatctgatccgatcagatctataccggcgtccccagcagtttagggttcccaaaaacgcagtgttagcgggatcagcctgcattttgcccctccgcccggcccagcccacccaagtgcagtatcaatcgaccactgtcacttacaaaacacttaacgcataactgcagcattcgcagagtcaggcctgatccctgcgatcgctaacagttttttaggtagctttttattgaactggcaagcgccagcggcctagtacaccccggtcgtagtcaaaccagcactgcagtaacacttggtgacatggcaagtcccataagtgcagttcaagctggtgaggtggcaagcacaagtagtgtcccgctgccaccaagaagacaaacacaggcccgtcgtgcccataatgcccttcctgctgcattcgccaatcctaattgggaacccaccgcttctgcagcgcccgtacttcccccattcacatccccaaccaaatgcagtcggctgcatgagaggcattttctttatgtcctcccgagtacccctacccaacgaacccccaaaaaagatgtcgtgtctgcagcaagcgcgaatataggcgtgacacccgctattattgtccctcctgtcctgacaatcctggtctttgcattggtgaatgttttgaacgctaccattcattagttgagtattagcgtagggtacagcattgcacagactaggcac
It encodes the following:
- the LOC141112147 gene encoding flap endonuclease 1, giving the protein MGIQGLTKLIADVARGAIKENDIKSYFGRKVAVDASMCIYQFLIAVRQDGNMLQNEEGETTSHLMGMFYRTIRMVENGIKPVYVFDGKPPQLKSGELAKRTERRAEAEKQLEAAQEAGEVENIEKFNKRLVKVTKQHNEECKKLLSLMGIPYVDAPCEAEATCAALVKAGKVYAAATEDMDALTFGTPLLLRHLMASEAKKLPIQEFHLSRALEDIGITQEQFIDLCILLGCDYCETIRGIGPKRAIELIRQHRSIEEVLDNIDLKKYPVPENWLYKEARQLFLEPEVVDLNDIELKWQDPDDEGLVAFMCGEKQFNEDRIRNGAKKLAKNRHGSTQGRLDDFFKVTGSISSTKRKEIDVKGSAKKKAKTTGTPSGKFKKGK